From a single Accipiter gentilis chromosome 32, bAccGen1.1, whole genome shotgun sequence genomic region:
- the ATP6AP2 gene encoding renin receptor produces MGRRGGAPWALELAVLVTSACLAGVCGDEFSVLRSPQSVVFRDGSWPIPGERIPDVAALSMGFSVEDDLSWPGLAVGDLFHRPRATVLVTVKGVDKLTLPVKRISYPIENAVPFSLDSVANAIHTLFSEETPVVLQLAPSEERVYMVGKANSVFEDLSVTLRQLRNRLFQDNSILSSLPLNSLSRNNEVDLLFLSELQVLHDIASLLSRHKHLAKDHSPDLYSLELAGLEEVGKRYGEDSQQFKDASQILVDSLQKFADEMFNLYSGNAVVEVVAVKTFNSPLTRKTRSILQSTQSETENPYNLAYPYNYNYSVIFNIILWMMIGLALAVIVISYNLWNMDPGYDSIIYRMTNQKIRMD; encoded by the exons atggggcggcgcggcggggctccCTGGGCCCTGGAGCTGGCGGTGCTGGTGACATCGGCTTGTCTCGCCG gtGTATGCGGTGATGAATTTAGTGTCTTACGATCACCTCAGTCAGTTGTTTTTCGAGATGGAAGTTGGCCCATTCCTGGCGAGCGGATCCCAGATGTAGCTGCATTATCCATGGGCTTTTCTGTTGAAGAT GACCTTTCCTGGCCTGGGCTTGCAGTGGGTGATCTGTTTCACAGACCACGAGCTACTGTGCTGGTAACAGTGAAAGGAGTAGACAAGCTGACACTGCCTGTGAAAAGGATTTCTTACCCTATTGAGAAT GCTGTTCCTTTCAGTCTTGACAGTGTTGCAAACGCTATTCATACTTTGTTCTCTGAGGAAACTCCTGTGGTCTTGCAGCTGGCCCCCAGCGAGGAA AGAGTGTACATGGTGGGCAAGGCAAACTCCGTATTTGAAGATCTTTCCGTCACGCTACGCCAACTGCGAAACCGCTTATTCCAGGACAACTCTATTCTCAGCTCCCTTCCTCTCAACTCCCTCAGCAGAAACAATGAG gtTGACTTGCTTTTTCTGTCAGAACTACAAGTCCTACATGATATTGCAAGCCTg CTGTCTCGACACAAGCACTTAGCCAAAGATCACTCTCCAGACCTGTATTCTCTGGAACTGGCTGGTTTGGAAGAGGTTGGAAAACGATACGGGGAAGACTCACAGCAGTTCAAGGATGCTTCTCAAATTCTTGTAGACTCTTTGCAAAAG tttgCAGATGAGATGTTTAATCTGTATAGCGGGAATGCAGTAGTAGAAGTGGTAGCTGTAAAGACATTTAATTCTCCCCTCACGAGGAAGACTCGCTCCATTCTCCAGTCTACACAG AGCGAAACAGAAAATCCATATAACCTTGCCTATCCATATAACTACAACTACTCTGTAATCTTCAACATTATTCTGTGGATGATGATAGGTCTTGCTTTAGCTGTGATAGTTATCTCCTACAACCTCTGGAACATGGATCCTGGTTATGACAGCATTATTTATAGGATGACGAATCAGAAGATAAGAATGGATTAA